A genome region from Sphingomonas sp. BGYR3 includes the following:
- a CDS encoding glycosyltransferase family 1 protein: MDQRLYSAARSGPSFSRCGTITQRRNVIKIPLYTIRHGQIGGTEFAIYNLIRGLASVGADIRLFYGHENDLSPDFMQWAASDPHARLCRKWGLPGPKGVRFLQETLFQLVRGDQDWAIFPNYFRPPALPLAKGRSCVILHDIQYRQFPQYHSEKRRKWLDFYLPKMFVAADLVVLISHSELELVRQHFGEEAARKCVVVYNAIDFERFGAVRDMPRPTSLAGRYILSVCHHFPHKNVKTLLEAFTRLAGRDPSIELVLVGSASEANLAFVRDSMPDHIRNRVRITGFVTDLELGRYYAHASLFALPSLYEGFGMPAVEALGLGVPTLVSNAYSLPEVTLGYAGLIDDTLDPQAWALAMERALLSGERPGADVVAHIRRTYAPEQSARTLLAALQSCDMAA; this comes from the coding sequence TTGGACCAGCGTCTTTATAGCGCCGCGCGGTCAGGCCCTTCGTTCTCGCGCTGCGGGACAATCACGCAGAGGCGAAACGTGATCAAAATTCCGCTGTACACCATACGTCATGGGCAGATTGGCGGCACGGAATTCGCAATCTACAATTTGATCCGCGGACTGGCTTCGGTCGGCGCCGACATTCGTTTGTTCTATGGTCACGAGAACGACCTGTCTCCCGATTTCATGCAATGGGCTGCGTCCGATCCGCATGCCCGGCTGTGCAGGAAATGGGGGTTGCCGGGCCCCAAGGGCGTCCGGTTTCTGCAAGAAACTCTGTTCCAGCTCGTCCGCGGCGACCAGGATTGGGCGATTTTTCCGAACTATTTTCGTCCCCCGGCCCTGCCGCTCGCAAAAGGCAGGAGCTGTGTCATTCTTCACGACATTCAGTATCGTCAGTTTCCGCAATATCATTCCGAAAAGCGGCGGAAATGGCTTGATTTCTATCTGCCCAAGATGTTCGTGGCAGCGGATCTGGTGGTGCTGATCTCTCATTCCGAGCTCGAGCTTGTTCGGCAGCATTTCGGTGAAGAGGCCGCTAGGAAATGCGTCGTCGTTTATAATGCGATCGATTTCGAACGGTTTGGCGCTGTACGCGATATGCCACGACCGACGTCTCTGGCTGGACGCTACATCCTGTCGGTATGCCATCATTTTCCGCACAAGAACGTGAAGACGCTGCTGGAAGCCTTTACCCGGTTGGCCGGCAGGGACCCGTCAATCGAACTGGTCCTGGTCGGATCGGCATCGGAAGCGAACTTGGCGTTCGTTCGCGATTCGATGCCCGATCATATCCGCAACCGGGTTCGGATCACGGGGTTCGTCACCGATCTGGAACTCGGGCGATATTATGCTCATGCCAGTCTTTTTGCGCTCCCGTCCCTTTACGAAGGGTTCGGCATGCCGGCGGTAGAGGCGCTGGGGCTGGGCGTCCCCACGCTGGTAAGCAACGCCTATTCGCTGCCGGAGGTTACATTGGGATATGCCGGGCTGATCGACGACACGCTCGATCCGCAGGCTTGGGCGCTTGCCATGGAACGGGCGCTGCTTTCGGGTGAGCGGCCCGGTGCGGATGTGGTGGCGCATATCCGCCGGACCTATGCGCCCGAACAGAGTGCGCGAACGCTGCTGGCGGCGTTGCAATCCTGCGACATGGCCGCCTGA
- a CDS encoding acyltransferase has protein sequence MSLKYRREIDGLRAIAVLPVVLNHAKIPPFSGGFIGVDIFFVISGFLISKIIYDQATSGGFSIVDFYERRARRIVPALLVVVLASFLAAYLTMLPDDFENFSQSVVAAMFFSNNILLTLTSGYWELSSEFKPLLHTWSLAVEEQFYLFYPIAVIFIFNAAKRYFVGFLVIIATFSFGLSAALTDHYPNASFYLIHTRAWELLFGAIAAVYSDRINLSQATRNVLSMAGFAAILIAMFSYTDATPFPSFYAALPCVGTALVLLFATNGTMVNSILSMRPFVGVGIISYSVYLWHQPVFSFARILSINPPSTILMASLVVGTLFVSYFSWKYVEQPFRNRTRISRNFVFGTTIVGSGVVAALGLVVFKLSGMPARVPGMGLEEGSYIAYNERAFVYRKNAFVENGKPRLLVIGNSTARDFINVMIESGRFSGYDILYRDDASVCDDNIRDSVLQELVRQSDAVIAVANFQYDGECRSIDWRNAIFSSKPLVVVGPKHFGYNLNAYIHVDSWQRPRVRASTIPATLLVESKYKAMVPSDQYVDLLVTMDRRFGGVPIFDENGRILSVDRVHLTQAGAKFFASFTFDDAAWTPIFALGRAEGPRH, from the coding sequence ATGAGCTTGAAGTATAGGCGAGAGATCGACGGCTTAAGAGCGATTGCGGTTCTGCCGGTAGTCCTGAACCATGCCAAGATTCCCCCGTTCTCAGGGGGATTTATCGGCGTGGACATATTTTTCGTCATCAGCGGTTTTCTGATTTCGAAAATTATTTATGATCAGGCGACATCGGGCGGTTTCAGCATAGTAGACTTCTACGAACGCCGTGCGCGACGTATCGTGCCTGCCCTGTTGGTCGTAGTTCTAGCCAGCTTCCTCGCCGCTTATCTGACTATGCTTCCGGATGACTTTGAGAACTTTTCTCAAAGCGTTGTCGCAGCGATGTTTTTCAGCAACAATATATTGTTAACTCTGACAAGTGGATATTGGGAGCTTTCATCCGAATTCAAGCCGCTACTACACACGTGGAGCTTAGCAGTAGAAGAGCAATTTTACCTATTTTATCCGATTGCTGTGATTTTTATATTTAATGCAGCAAAGAGGTACTTTGTAGGGTTTTTGGTTATTATCGCCACATTCAGCTTTGGATTGAGCGCTGCGCTGACTGATCACTATCCCAACGCTTCCTTCTACCTGATCCATACCCGTGCCTGGGAGCTATTATTCGGTGCCATCGCCGCGGTCTATTCGGACCGGATCAACCTGTCGCAGGCGACGCGAAACGTCCTGTCGATGGCTGGGTTCGCGGCTATTCTAATTGCAATGTTCAGTTATACTGATGCGACTCCGTTCCCGTCCTTCTATGCGGCTCTGCCATGTGTCGGGACGGCGCTGGTCCTATTGTTTGCGACCAACGGCACAATGGTCAATTCGATCCTGTCAATGAGGCCTTTCGTCGGCGTCGGCATTATAAGTTACAGCGTCTATCTCTGGCATCAGCCGGTATTTTCATTCGCACGCATACTGAGTATTAATCCGCCTTCCACCATATTGATGGCATCGTTGGTCGTTGGGACGCTTTTTGTTTCCTACTTTAGCTGGAAATATGTTGAGCAACCGTTCCGCAATCGCACCAGGATATCGCGCAACTTTGTGTTTGGAACGACGATTGTCGGATCGGGTGTGGTTGCGGCATTGGGGCTGGTCGTTTTCAAGCTTTCGGGGATGCCAGCGCGTGTGCCCGGCATGGGATTGGAAGAAGGCAGCTATATCGCCTATAATGAGCGTGCCTTTGTCTACCGGAAGAATGCATTCGTCGAAAATGGCAAGCCGCGCCTGCTTGTGATCGGGAACAGCACAGCGCGTGACTTTATCAACGTCATGATCGAAAGCGGTAGGTTCAGCGGGTACGATATCCTTTATCGCGACGACGCCTCCGTTTGCGACGATAATATCCGGGATTCGGTGTTGCAGGAACTGGTGAGGCAGTCCGACGCAGTTATCGCCGTCGCAAACTTTCAGTATGACGGGGAATGCCGTTCCATCGATTGGCGCAACGCAATTTTCTCGAGCAAGCCGCTGGTTGTCGTAGGGCCGAAACATTTTGGGTATAATCTGAATGCCTATATCCATGTCGATTCATGGCAGCGACCGCGCGTTCGCGCGTCCACGATTCCCGCAACCCTGTTGGTCGAGAGTAAGTACAAGGCAATGGTTCCTAGCGACCAATATGTTGATCTGCTCGTAACGATGGATCGTCGTTTTGGTGGGGTACCGATTTTTGACGAGAATGGACGCATTCTGTCGGTCGATCGAGTTCATTTGACCCAGGCTGGCGCGAAATTCTTTGCCTCGTTTACGTTTGACGATGCTGCCTGGACCCCGATCTTCGCGCTAGGTCGGGCTGAGGGACCGCGACACTAA
- a CDS encoding response regulator transcription factor — MPRTILVVDDDPHIRQLLSFAFGKAGLDTIEAEHGEAALQMVARHPVDLVVLDINMPHLDGLETCRRLRAAGDLPILFLSSRDDEIDRVLGIELGADDYVVKPFSPREVVARAMAILRRTSVKPVPVDQGRMPTHGRLSLDLEGWQSRWGDQPVQLTVTEFTILRTLASVPGKVFSRDAIIDRLHGPGFAVTDRTIDSHIRNLRAKFARLGGTDVVETRPGIGYCLGPCLGGPA; from the coding sequence ATGCCCCGCACCATCCTGGTCGTCGATGATGATCCCCATATCCGGCAACTGCTCAGCTTTGCGTTCGGCAAGGCGGGGCTAGACACGATTGAGGCCGAACATGGCGAGGCGGCGTTGCAGATGGTCGCCCGGCATCCCGTCGATCTGGTCGTGCTCGACATCAACATGCCGCATCTGGACGGCCTGGAAACCTGTCGACGGCTGCGCGCGGCGGGCGACCTGCCGATCCTGTTCCTGTCGTCCCGCGATGACGAGATCGACCGGGTGCTGGGGATCGAACTTGGTGCCGACGATTATGTCGTAAAGCCCTTTTCCCCGCGCGAAGTGGTGGCGCGTGCCATGGCGATCCTGCGCCGGACCAGCGTCAAGCCGGTGCCGGTGGATCAGGGGCGGATGCCCACGCATGGCCGCCTGTCGCTGGATCTGGAAGGGTGGCAGAGCCGCTGGGGCGATCAGCCGGTGCAGCTGACCGTGACCGAATTCACGATCCTGCGCACCCTGGCATCAGTGCCGGGCAAGGTGTTCAGCCGCGATGCCATCATCGACCGGCTGCACGGCCCTGGCTTTGCCGTGACCGACCGCACGATCGACAGCCATATCCGCAACCTGCGCGCCAAGTTCGCCCGGCTGGGCGGGACGGACGTGGTCGAAACGCGGCCGGGCATCGGCTATTGCCTGGGACCATGCCTTGGCGGACCGGCTTGA
- a CDS encoding O-antigen ligase family protein produces the protein MPRLSLPVIAFAIMACTIALTGGSARVDIGWLLILRPIVVVSIVAMLLPERLPWSDLRPLPILLAVFALTIAIQLVPLPPSLWSSLAGREQHLAVAQALGGKGQWHPLALAPDRAWNSLVALLVPLGMMIGFLKLNDDQKKLALLILLGVVAFTMMLGIAQIATGGTSPLYWYRVSGRGQMIGLLANRNHQGALLAMTLPLLRAWTLFPASSPKAGRLRNIVALSAGTVIILYTIILGSRAGFVLALVGAMGAFLVQPSFGRKLTRSQRLMLVGGLILGIAVIFGLALAADRAVTLGRITEDDLSAEGRFAAMPTLLHIISQTFPFGTGFGSFVPIYASYEPESLLKPTYFNAAHNDLIELMITGGLPAIAAFVAFLIWWLKACWRSIATTAPRPWRALKRASGFSTLILMLASLADYPLRTPILGAVFTILCCWLAYNPDTTGRKSA, from the coding sequence ATGCCGCGCCTTTCGCTGCCCGTGATTGCCTTTGCCATCATGGCCTGCACCATCGCTTTGACGGGTGGGTCGGCGCGGGTGGATATCGGTTGGCTGCTGATTTTGCGGCCGATCGTCGTCGTGTCCATCGTCGCCATGCTGTTGCCAGAGCGCCTGCCCTGGTCGGATCTTCGTCCCCTTCCGATCCTGCTGGCCGTCTTCGCGCTGACGATCGCCATTCAACTCGTGCCGTTGCCGCCCTCGCTCTGGTCGAGCCTTGCCGGTCGTGAACAGCACCTGGCGGTCGCGCAGGCGCTTGGCGGGAAAGGGCAGTGGCATCCTCTTGCCCTGGCGCCGGATCGCGCCTGGAACAGCCTGGTCGCGCTGCTGGTACCGCTGGGCATGATGATCGGATTTCTTAAGCTGAACGATGACCAGAAGAAATTGGCGTTGCTGATTTTGCTCGGCGTGGTTGCGTTCACCATGATGCTGGGCATTGCCCAGATCGCGACCGGCGGCACATCGCCATTATACTGGTACCGGGTAAGCGGCCGGGGACAGATGATTGGCCTTCTTGCGAATCGCAATCACCAAGGCGCCCTGCTGGCCATGACGCTCCCTCTGCTGCGCGCATGGACGCTGTTTCCGGCATCCAGCCCGAAGGCCGGCCGCCTACGGAACATCGTCGCGCTTTCCGCCGGCACGGTCATCATCCTTTACACCATCATTCTCGGTTCGCGCGCTGGGTTCGTATTGGCGCTGGTCGGGGCGATGGGCGCGTTTCTGGTCCAGCCTTCGTTCGGTCGAAAGCTGACCCGAAGCCAGCGGTTGATGCTGGTGGGTGGGCTGATATTGGGCATTGCAGTCATCTTTGGCCTGGCACTGGCGGCGGATCGCGCCGTTACACTGGGGCGTATCACCGAAGACGACCTGAGCGCCGAGGGTCGTTTCGCGGCAATGCCGACCCTGCTTCATATCATCAGCCAGACCTTCCCGTTCGGCACTGGTTTCGGGTCGTTCGTGCCGATCTACGCGAGTTACGAGCCGGAAAGTCTGCTCAAGCCGACCTATTTCAACGCGGCGCATAACGACCTCATCGAACTGATGATCACAGGAGGCCTGCCGGCGATAGCCGCGTTCGTCGCCTTCCTGATCTGGTGGCTGAAGGCATGCTGGCGCAGCATTGCCACGACCGCGCCCCGACCCTGGCGTGCCCTGAAGCGGGCATCGGGATTTTCGACGCTGATCCTGATGCTGGCCAGCCTTGCCGACTATCCGCTCCGCACGCCGATACTGGGAGCGGTCTTCACGATCCTTTGCTGCTGGCTTGCCTACAATCCCGATACCACCGGACGAAAGAGCGCCTGA
- a CDS encoding exopolysaccharide biosynthesis polyprenyl glycosylphosphotransferase has product MAELASQRWRHAQPCYSNGYFSSPGEGTAKPANPRFSTQPKVANGAQILHEPFAVANSAELKWNCAVSSEISSRYTHSIRVTENTTSKHGIRVRLVVLLGIIDFIAICIGPIATAWLYMGNVGHPGLPTLILLIVPMYYLSAVRQKTYRPVVIISPRRSARRACLSIFTALMLFICFTFAVKSSDVISRVIAIGGTLVSCGFLVLFRRIFASYAFHQLDGSPESEVVLIENYQAPEGCTALKIDLTALGIRPDINDPVMLDRLGQVIHETDRVIVACQPERRPEWALALKGAGVNVEVLTPELDAIGTISATRYCGIATTPIAIGPLNAVDRLIKRLFDLAITIPALIILSPLMILVAILIRLDSPGSILFVQPRIGQGNRMFRMFKFRSMRNDLLDHNASKLTARNDARVTRIGSIIRKTSIDELPQLLNVLRGDMSIVGPRPHATGALAGDALYWEVSSQYWSRHAVKPGLTGLAQVRGFRGNTETGDDLINRLNADLIYLESWSIWRDISIVFQTFRVLVHRNAF; this is encoded by the coding sequence TTGGCTGAACTAGCCAGCCAACGCTGGCGGCACGCCCAGCCCTGTTACAGCAACGGGTATTTTTCGAGCCCGGGCGAAGGTACGGCGAAACCCGCCAATCCTCGGTTTTCAACCCAACCAAAAGTCGCTAATGGTGCGCAAATCTTGCATGAACCGTTTGCCGTGGCGAACAGTGCTGAACTCAAGTGGAATTGTGCCGTGTCGTCGGAAATTTCAAGTCGTTACACCCACAGCATTCGCGTGACAGAAAACACGACATCAAAGCATGGTATCCGCGTCCGGCTAGTCGTGCTGCTAGGGATAATTGATTTTATCGCGATCTGCATTGGACCGATTGCTACGGCGTGGTTATATATGGGCAACGTTGGCCATCCGGGCCTGCCCACGCTTATACTTCTGATCGTGCCGATGTACTATTTGTCTGCGGTCCGGCAGAAAACCTACCGCCCCGTTGTGATCATCAGCCCCCGACGTAGTGCCCGGCGGGCATGTTTGTCTATTTTCACGGCACTTATGCTGTTCATCTGCTTTACCTTTGCGGTCAAGTCATCGGACGTTATATCGCGGGTAATTGCGATCGGTGGAACGTTGGTGAGCTGCGGCTTTCTTGTGCTCTTTCGCAGGATATTTGCGAGCTACGCATTCCACCAGCTGGACGGCAGTCCAGAGAGCGAAGTCGTGCTGATCGAGAACTATCAGGCCCCCGAAGGCTGTACTGCTCTGAAGATCGATCTGACGGCGCTTGGCATTCGACCGGACATCAACGACCCGGTCATGTTGGACCGACTGGGCCAGGTGATCCACGAAACCGATCGGGTGATCGTTGCGTGTCAGCCTGAACGACGGCCCGAATGGGCGCTCGCGCTGAAAGGCGCAGGCGTGAATGTCGAAGTCCTGACGCCCGAGCTCGATGCGATCGGGACGATCAGCGCGACCCGCTATTGCGGCATCGCAACGACGCCGATCGCAATCGGACCGCTCAATGCAGTCGATCGGCTGATCAAGCGACTGTTCGACCTGGCGATCACGATCCCTGCCCTCATCATCCTTTCGCCGTTGATGATCCTGGTCGCCATCCTCATTCGCCTCGACTCGCCGGGCTCCATCTTGTTCGTCCAGCCGAGGATCGGCCAGGGCAACCGGATGTTTCGGATGTTCAAATTCCGTAGCATGCGAAACGACTTGCTGGATCACAACGCGAGCAAGCTGACGGCCCGGAACGATGCGCGTGTCACGCGTATCGGTAGCATCATCCGCAAGACCAGCATCGACGAATTGCCCCAGCTTCTGAACGTATTGCGCGGCGATATGAGCATCGTCGGCCCTCGCCCCCACGCAACGGGTGCGCTGGCTGGCGACGCGCTATACTGGGAAGTCAGTTCGCAATATTGGAGCCGCCACGCCGTCAAGCCCGGCTTGACCGGCCTTGCCCAGGTCCGCGGCTTTCGCGGCAATACCGAAACCGGTGACGATCTCATCAACCGGCTGAACGCGGATCTGATCTATCTGGAATCCTGGTCGATCTGGCGTGACATATCGATCGTATTCCAGACGTTTCGCGTTCTGGTTCACCGGAATGCCTTCTGA
- a CDS encoding HAMP domain-containing sensor histidine kinase encodes MPWRTGLIGLVKLRLKGWLKRHWPSLRLRTILFGTLLFTAALPGVGALFLRVYENTLVRQTEAELIAQGAALGAVASALWPGAAPAPPVPGTPFRPEASNIDLRTSPILPERPAARSVALPMPPDAAVLGARLAPILDGTRRTTLASIQVVGADGRILIGYQSGGSYAAVPEVRSALAGQVRTVLRKNGAYSQRYAFEWLSRASSLRIHHVRPIRVNGQVVGALLLSRSPRALFRGLYEDRGKILLGIGLIFATLVGLTILLSRGIARPIDQLAQTTRQVALGRGVVPEPPVTAAVEIRDLFDNFRIMADAIDRRSRYLRDFAAAVSHEFKTPLAGISGAVELFEDHGNSMTAGERQRFLGNIKADAARLSQLVSRLLDLARADMSQSGNQPTPDPMAVVRRIADAYRVAGFLVEAVPVARAVAVRVPPESIEAVLTTLIDNARQAGARRITIDQRDDGDMLCLSVQDDGPGINPADADRIFEPFYTTRRSSGGTGMGLTIAASLLRAAGGSIRLTAHPGNGARFEMALPKA; translated from the coding sequence ATGCCTTGGCGGACCGGCTTGATCGGATTGGTGAAGCTGCGGCTCAAGGGCTGGCTGAAACGCCACTGGCCCTCGCTCCGGCTGCGTACCATCCTGTTCGGCACGCTGCTGTTCACCGCTGCCCTGCCGGGCGTCGGCGCGCTGTTCCTGCGCGTGTATGAAAACACTCTGGTCCGGCAGACAGAGGCAGAGTTGATCGCGCAAGGGGCGGCGCTGGGCGCGGTCGCCTCGGCCCTGTGGCCCGGCGCCGCGCCTGCCCCGCCGGTGCCCGGCACGCCGTTCCGGCCCGAGGCGTCGAACATCGACCTTCGCACCTCGCCCATCTTGCCGGAGCGTCCGGCCGCGCGGTCGGTGGCGCTGCCCATGCCCCCCGATGCCGCCGTGCTGGGCGCGCGGCTTGCCCCAATTCTCGACGGGACGCGCCGCACCACCCTTGCCTCGATCCAGGTCGTCGGTGCCGATGGCCGCATCCTGATCGGCTATCAGTCGGGGGGCAGCTATGCCGCCGTGCCGGAAGTGCGCTCGGCGCTTGCCGGGCAGGTGCGCACCGTGCTGCGCAAGAACGGCGCCTATAGCCAGCGTTACGCCTTTGAATGGCTCAGCCGCGCATCGTCGCTGCGCATCCATCATGTCCGCCCGATCCGGGTCAACGGGCAGGTGGTCGGCGCGCTGCTGCTGTCCCGCTCGCCCCGCGCGCTGTTCCGCGGCCTGTATGAAGATCGGGGCAAGATCCTGCTCGGCATCGGGCTGATCTTTGCCACGCTGGTCGGCCTGACCATCTTGTTGTCGCGGGGCATCGCCCGGCCGATCGACCAGCTGGCGCAGACCACGCGTCAGGTTGCGCTCGGCCGGGGTGTGGTGCCGGAACCACCGGTGACGGCGGCGGTCGAGATCCGCGACCTGTTCGACAATTTCCGGATCATGGCCGACGCGATCGACCGCCGCTCACGCTATCTGCGCGATTTCGCCGCAGCGGTCAGCCACGAGTTCAAGACCCCGCTGGCCGGGATATCCGGTGCGGTGGAATTGTTCGAGGATCACGGCAACAGCATGACCGCCGGAGAACGCCAGCGTTTCCTGGGCAATATCAAGGCGGATGCCGCCCGCCTGTCGCAACTCGTGTCCCGGCTGCTCGATCTGGCCCGCGCGGACATGAGCCAGTCGGGCAACCAGCCGACGCCCGACCCCATGGCTGTCGTTCGCCGGATCGCCGACGCCTATCGCGTGGCAGGGTTTCTGGTGGAAGCCGTGCCAGTGGCCCGCGCCGTGGCGGTACGGGTGCCGCCCGAAAGCATCGAGGCGGTGCTGACCACCCTGATCGACAATGCCCGCCAGGCTGGCGCGCGCCGTATCACGATCGATCAACGGGACGATGGCGATATGCTGTGCCTGTCGGTTCAGGATGACGGGCCGGGCATCAACCCTGCGGATGCCGACCGGATCTTCGAACCCTTCTACACCACCCGCCGGTCCAGCGGCGGCACCGGCATGGGCCTGACCATCGCCGCCTCCCTCCTGCGCGCGGCCGGCGGATCAATCCGACTGACCGCACATCCCGGCAACGGCGCGCGATTCGAAATGGCCCTGCCCAAGGCATAG
- a CDS encoding SDR family NAD(P)-dependent oxidoreductase: MHVLITGGAGFIGSRLARKLSEGGAQVTVLDNLSEQIHGVGAAFPEGLEAVARCIHGDVRDRAVMQQAIDGQEVIVHLAAETGTGQSMYQVSHYSDVNLQGTSVLLDLLVNERPATLRKLVVASSRAIYGEGQYHCAEHGSVYPAARTEADMGAGRFDPVCPVCGGAVTVEPTAEATPYGPSSFYGLTKQVQEQMVLMFASALGIDGFAMRYQNVYGPGQSLSNPYTGILAVFSNLVRQGKGLNIFEDGEESRDFVFVDDVVDATAAVCQPDVHGVTALNVGAGQRTTVMEVARAVIDHYGADVPVEVTGAYRVGDIRHNMADIARIQALTGFTPKWAFRDGLKAFLDWASTHEAADSGFDKSLQELSDRQLLRTGKNV, encoded by the coding sequence ATGCACGTACTCATCACTGGTGGCGCCGGCTTCATCGGGTCGCGCCTCGCGCGCAAGCTGTCGGAGGGCGGCGCGCAGGTCACGGTTCTCGACAACCTCAGCGAACAGATTCACGGCGTTGGCGCCGCCTTCCCCGAAGGACTGGAGGCGGTGGCCCGCTGCATTCACGGTGACGTCCGTGACAGGGCGGTCATGCAGCAAGCGATCGACGGGCAGGAAGTCATCGTCCATCTGGCGGCGGAAACCGGCACCGGCCAGTCGATGTACCAGGTTTCGCATTATTCCGACGTCAACCTTCAGGGTACTTCCGTCCTGCTCGACCTGTTGGTCAACGAGCGCCCGGCGACGCTGCGCAAGCTGGTGGTCGCATCTTCGCGTGCGATTTATGGCGAGGGCCAGTATCACTGCGCCGAACATGGCAGCGTCTATCCCGCGGCCCGCACCGAAGCGGACATGGGCGCCGGACGGTTCGACCCGGTCTGCCCGGTGTGCGGCGGTGCGGTGACCGTCGAACCGACCGCGGAGGCCACGCCCTATGGTCCCTCGTCCTTCTACGGACTGACCAAGCAGGTTCAGGAGCAGATGGTACTGATGTTCGCATCGGCGCTGGGGATCGACGGGTTCGCCATGCGTTATCAGAATGTCTATGGTCCGGGGCAGAGCCTGTCCAACCCCTATACCGGCATCCTCGCGGTGTTCTCCAACCTCGTCCGTCAGGGCAAGGGGCTCAACATCTTCGAGGACGGAGAGGAAAGCCGCGATTTCGTGTTCGTCGACGACGTCGTCGATGCCACAGCCGCCGTCTGCCAGCCCGACGTCCATGGCGTGACCGCGCTGAACGTCGGGGCGGGCCAGCGGACCACCGTGATGGAAGTCGCGCGCGCCGTCATCGACCACTATGGCGCGGACGTGCCGGTCGAGGTGACGGGAGCATACCGCGTGGGCGACATCCGCCACAACATGGCCGACATCGCCCGCATTCAGGCGCTGACAGGCTTCACCCCGAAATGGGCGTTCCGGGACGGTCTCAAGGCGTTTCTCGACTGGGCCAGCACGCACGAGGCCGCCGATTCCGGCTTTGACAAGTCGCTGCAAGAGCTGAGCGACCGGCAACTGCTGCGCACCGGCAAGAACGTGTAA